A window from Citrus sinensis cultivar Valencia sweet orange chromosome 5, DVS_A1.0, whole genome shotgun sequence encodes these proteins:
- the LOC102616083 gene encoding protein NETWORKED 2A, giving the protein MTDMEEKVGEMLKIIDDDGDSFAQRAEMYYRKRPELINFVEDSYRSYRALAERYDHLSKELQSANRTIATVFPEQVQFAMDAEDEENQGVSSPSNKAAFKPNANIPNVPAIPKKDFMTPFLRMAKKGLKGNSSSAKAAAAAVSLKSGLNKEEALEEIDKLQKGILGLQTEKEFAKSSYERGYEKYWEIEDQITEMQAKVCNLQDEFGIGTVIDDNEARTLIAATAVKSCQDTLSKLQEKQEQSLEEAKTEQQRIIEAHEKFIKLRNRFIVNQTDEREQEQPWEENENKTTAGSELKADLAPQGKSDVELSSKKIEDQVAVDSNESLAVTQLVEKIDELVDKVVNLESAVSSQTALVKTLRSETDQLEGHISRLEGEKESLIADSDGMKKRLTAVEEELHRIKSLNRSIDDQSNNLLTHFVEATSSADYLSEKLQSGKIEEDVENAGLFPEVKAISDAKNEKDDNILTSGAEKEEEENDTVKAQREDNDSGPSDKPDEKKFMSETASINLDTEPDEPGIEEGEETPNWRMLSSGLEDREKILLEEYTSVLHNYTDVRRKLSVMEKKNRDRFIELALQIRELENAVAFRDEEIHALRQKLGTVSHTSLHETMDTHTSLTESHQEQEQEESHESITQTTATPVSHFSFLGSSQQPAPSSSEHIYDYRERIDLKKYPKREQSKVNVKHVKIHCTISPIEEKIRADIDELLEENLEFWLRFSTSVHQIQKYQSTVQDLKAELARLKDKKKQEGSAKQRYTKSDARPIYKHLREIQTELTLWLENNEVLKDEVQDRYTSLCNIQEEVSRVANASASASAKAEDAELSNYQAAKFQGEIMNMKQENKKIADELHAGLDCVKQLRVEVEKTLAKLDEQLRHHPPMRSSSTRARIPLHSFLFGVKLKKQGQKQKPSLFSCMSPALQRQDSDHAPARCPQ; this is encoded by the coding sequence ATGACAGATATGGAGGAAAAGGTTGGGGAGATGCTAAAAATCATCGATGATGATGGAGACTCATTCGCCCAAAGGGCTGAAATGTATTACAGGAAGCGACCGGAACTGATAAACTTCGTGGAAGACTCATACAGATCATATAGAGCATTAGCAGAAAGATATGATCACTTGTCCAAAGAGCTGCAGAGCGCCAACCGAACCATTGCTACTGTTTTTCCGGAACAAGTTCAGTTTGCAATGGATGCAGAAGATGAAGAGAATCAAGGTGTATCATCGCCTTCAAATAAAGCAGCATTTAAGCCTAATGCGAACATACCAAATGTACCCGCCATTCCAAAGAAAGATTTCATGACCCCTTTTTTGAGAATGGCTAAGAAGGGCTTAAAGGGAAATTCAAGCTCTGCTaaagctgctgctgctgctgtgtCACTAAAATCAGGCTTGAACAAAGAGGAGGCACTAGAAGAAATTGATAAGCTGCAGAAAGGAATCTTGGGCTTGCAAACTGAAAAAGAGTTTGCCAAGAGTTCGTATGAACGCGGATATGAAAAGTATTGGGAGATTGAGGACCAGATAACTGAAATGCAAGCCAAAGTTTGTAACTTACAGGATGAGTTCGGTATTGGCACCGTTATAGATGACAATGAAGCTAGAACTTTGATCGCAGCCACTGCTGTAAAGTCGTGCCAAGACACGTTGAGTAAGTTGCAAGAAAAACAGGAGCAGTCACTTGAAGAGGCAAAAACAGAACAACAAAGGATTATAGAGGCTCATGAGAAGTTTATAAAGCTCAGAAATCGGTTTATTGTCAACCAAACAGATGAGCGAGAGCAAGAACAACCCTGGGaggaaaatgagaataagACAACTGCAGGTTCAGAATTGAAAGCAGATTTAGCCCCACAAGGGAAAAGCGATGTTGAACTGTCAAGTAAAAAGATTGAGGATCAGGTTGCAGTTGATTCAAACGAGTCTCTCGCTGTGACACAACTGGTTGAGAAAATTGATGAGCTTGTGGATAAAGTTGTTAATCTGGAGTCTGCCGTCTCTTCACAAACGGCTTTGGTGAAGACGTTGAGATCAGAAACAGATCAGCTAGAGGGACACATTAGTAGGCTGGAAGGAGAAAAAGAATCTTTGATTGCGGATTCAGATGGTATGAAAAAGAGGTTAACAGCAGTGGAGGAGGAACTGCACAGAATTAAAAGTCTGAACCGAAGCATTGATGATCAAAGCAACAACCTCCTAACACATTTTGTTGAAGCAACTAGTAGTGCCGACTATTTATCCGAGAAATTACAAAGTGGGAAGATAGAAGAGGATGTTGAGAATGCAGGATTATTCCCAGAAGTGAAAGCTATTTCGGATGCTAAAAACGAAAAGGATGACAACATTCTGACTTCTGGTGCcgagaaagaagaagaggaaaatgatACCGTCAAAGCACAAAGAGAAGACAATGATTCAGGCCCAAGCGACAAGCCCGATGAGAAGAAATTCATGTCAGAAACAGCAAGCATTAACCTTGATACCGAGCCAGATGAACCTGGGATAGAGGAAGGAGAAGAAACACCAAACTGGAGGATGCTGTCAAGTGGATTAGAAGACAGAGAAAAGATTCTACTGGAGGAGTACACTTCAGTGCTTCATAATTACACGGATGTGAGGAGAAAGCTGAGTGTGATGGAGAAGAAAAATCGTGATAGATTCATCGAATTAGCATTGCAGATAAGGGAATTGGAAAATGCTGTTGCATTCAGAGATGAGGAGATTCATGCTTTACGACAAAAACTGGGCACAGTTTCACATACAAGTTTACATGAAACCATGGATACTCATACTAGTTTGACAGAGTCACATCAGGAACAGGAACAGGAAGAATCCCATGAAAGCATAACACAAACAACAGCTACCCCagtttctcatttttcattcttaGGTTCAAGTCAACAGCCAGCTCCATCATCAAGTGAACACATCTACGATTACAGAGAAAGAATTGATTTGAAGAAGTATCCTAAAAGAGAACAAAGCAAGGTGAACGTAAAGCACGTAAAAATTCACTGTACTATTTCACCCATAGAAGAAAAAATCCGTGCAGATATTGATGAACTGCTGGAGGAAAACCTGGAGTTCTGGTTGAGGTTCAGCACGTCTGTTCATCAGATACAGAAATACCAAAGTACAGTACAGGATTTGAAAGCAGAGTTGGCGAGACTCAAGGATAAGAAGAAGCAAGAAGGAAGTGCAAAGCAACGCTATACTAAATCAGATGCGCGGCCTATATACAAACATCTGAGAGAAATACAAACTGAACTGACATTATGGCTGGAAAATAATGAAGTATTGAAAGACGAAGTGCAAGATAGATACACATCTCTGTGCAACATTCAAGAAGAGGTATCAAGAGTTGCTAACGCAAGTGCCAGTGCCAGTGCCAAAGCAGAAGATGCTGAACTCAGCAATTATCAAGCTGCAAAGTTTCAAGGTGAAATTATGAACATGAAGCAAGAGAACAAGAAGATTGCTGATGAGCTGCATGCAGGCCTTGATTGTGTGAAGCAACTAAGAGTTGAAGTTGAGAAGACACTGGCAAAACTGGATGAGCAGCTAAGGCATCACCCCCCAATGAGAAGCTCATCAACTAGAGCAAGAATTCCATTGCATTCCTTCTTATTCGGAGTGAAATTAAAGAAGCAGGGCCAGAAACAAAAGCCATCACTCTTCTCTTGCATGAGTCCAGCACTGCAGAGACAAGACAGTGATCACGCCCCGGCAAGATGCCCGCAATAG
- the LOC102617655 gene encoding uncharacterized protein LOC102617655 encodes MALAFTNLSWWLRSGKHQEPKISNGSSLNSSSDSGLWELDNLKFPLVGRANVASSSRKVKRKWQSREERKIDREYDVVLVPSDGGCVSGSESDDSDYSVGWLEPHGPGFQSDDDADNSFAVLVPCYGHVQDDLVEGTTKNFLGAIVNIPDNYSDESKKYMEQWLSSLQNN; translated from the exons ATGGCTTTGGCATTTACAAATCTTTCATGGTGGCTGAGGAGTGGAAAGCATCAGGAGCCTAAAATCTCTAATGGGTCTTCTTTAAACTCTTCATCAGATTCAGGATTGTGGGAATTAGATAATCTGAAGTTTCCTTTAGTTGGGAGGGCTAATGTGGCCTCTTCTTCTAGGAAGGTCAAAAGGAAATGGCAAAGTCGGGAAGAGAGGAAAATTGATAGGGAATATGATGTTGTTCTCGTGCCATCCGATGGTGGATGTGTTTCGGGGTCTGAGTCCGATGATTCAGATTATTCAGTTGGATGGTTGGAGCCTCATGGACCTGGATTCCAGAGTGATGATGATGCGGACAATAGTTTTGCTGTGTTGGTTCCATGCTACGGGCATGTTCAAGATGACTTGGTGGAGGGCACGACAAAAAATTTTTTGGGTGCTATTGTGAATATCCCTGATAATTACTCTGATG AGAGCAAGAAGTATATGGAGCAATGGCTCTCTTCCCTCCAGAATAACTAA